A section of the Paenibacillus odorifer genome encodes:
- a CDS encoding (2Fe-2S)-binding protein — MPSHNSDHNLDEENPIPASSEEAFTEERFTFNCNLNGKAISMEIPPSRRLLNVIREDLELTGTKRSCEIGRCGACMVLVDGRPVNSCLVMAYQCSGAEITTIEGLSEVGLHPVQRAFLEEGGFQCGYCTPGMVISVVALLEENPHPTQGEVEEALSGNICRCTGYGGILRAVNKAIGG; from the coding sequence ATGCCGAGTCATAATTCAGATCACAATCTAGATGAAGAGAACCCAATCCCAGCTTCGTCTGAGGAAGCCTTCACAGAAGAGAGGTTCACCTTTAATTGCAATCTTAATGGGAAAGCGATATCCATGGAGATTCCACCCTCCCGCCGGCTTTTAAATGTCATACGTGAAGATTTGGAGCTGACCGGCACAAAACGTTCTTGTGAGATTGGCCGCTGCGGGGCATGTATGGTGCTGGTGGATGGACGTCCAGTGAATTCATGTCTGGTCATGGCCTATCAATGCTCAGGTGCGGAAATTACAACGATTGAGGGTCTTAGTGAAGTAGGCCTGCACCCCGTTCAACGGGCTTTTTTAGAAGAGGGGGGGTTCCAATGCGGTTATTGTACACCAGGGATGGTTATCTCGGTGGTTGCTCTGCTGGAAGAGAACCCGCATCCTACTCAGGGTGAAGTGGAAGAAGCTTTATCGGGTAACATTTGTCGCTGTACAGGGTACGGAGGCATTTTACGGGCTGTTAACAAAGCTATTGGAGGTTGA
- a CDS encoding NTP transferase domain-containing protein, giving the protein MSKVSLKLSQEVSLGSVALSELDRCNLEPLIVVVRADDNLEWLPPAIEPQASRRTETCLTAHLGLSFSLRCGLNAVLPLQPDAVVVALADQPFITTALVNRLIQTFEQSPEMDYVASVSNGSAMPPALFSKTLFPALQGLDGDRGAAGILRSPDYKGIVLESESAHYFMDADTKEDFGEIQEQWILRNGK; this is encoded by the coding sequence GTGTCCAAGGTTTCACTGAAATTGTCGCAGGAGGTCTCACTCGGGAGCGTCGCGCTTAGTGAATTGGATCGTTGCAATCTAGAACCGCTAATCGTGGTAGTGCGTGCGGATGACAACTTGGAATGGCTGCCACCCGCGATTGAACCGCAAGCATCCAGACGTACCGAAACTTGCTTAACCGCACATCTAGGATTGTCTTTTTCACTGCGCTGTGGCCTTAATGCGGTATTACCTTTACAGCCCGATGCAGTAGTTGTGGCGCTTGCGGATCAGCCATTTATTACTACAGCATTAGTGAACCGTCTAATACAAACGTTTGAACAATCTCCGGAGATGGATTATGTCGCTAGCGTCAGCAATGGGTCGGCTATGCCCCCGGCTTTGTTCTCGAAGACGTTGTTTCCAGCACTACAGGGATTAGATGGAGATCGAGGAGCGGCGGGGATATTGCGTTCACCTGATTATAAGGGGATTGTTCTGGAATCTGAGTCTGCCCATTATTTCATGGACGCAGATACAAAAGAAGATTTTGGTGAGATTCAGGAGCAATGGATTCTGAGAAATGGAAAGTGA
- a CDS encoding ABC transporter permease, with translation MDFTTQLLIAAISAGTPLLLATLGGILNERAGIIQLGAEGLMLMGAVITCIVYIRSGNLLLALLATVAVTAVLGLLHSFLCVTLRANQTMSGLAMTLFGSGLSAYLGKPISGIPLPGTSPKLHLAWLENVPFIGKIFGNMDYLTWFSLLLVLALHLLIHRTSWGLHLRAVGDSPATADVMGIRVQLIRYSYVITGAALIGLAGADMVLAYAPTWNEGLTAGRGWIAVGLVIFARWNPLRALFCAYFFGALDSLGFRIQLLGSAVPPYFLKMIPYLVTILVLMYLGYRNRNKPSGTPEALGVPYIREQRF, from the coding sequence ATGGATTTTACAACACAGCTACTTATTGCCGCTATTTCCGCAGGGACCCCGCTGCTGCTGGCTACGCTGGGAGGCATTCTAAATGAACGAGCTGGCATTATACAGCTTGGGGCTGAAGGTCTGATGCTGATGGGAGCGGTCATCACTTGTATCGTGTATATTCGCTCCGGAAACCTGCTGCTCGCTCTGTTGGCTACCGTAGCTGTAACGGCTGTGCTTGGTTTGCTGCATTCTTTTCTCTGTGTGACCTTGCGGGCGAATCAAACGATGTCCGGTCTTGCGATGACCCTGTTTGGCAGTGGGTTGAGCGCTTATCTTGGTAAACCGATCAGCGGCATTCCTTTGCCGGGAACCTCCCCTAAGCTGCATCTGGCTTGGCTGGAAAATGTACCGTTCATCGGAAAAATATTCGGCAACATGGACTACCTAACCTGGTTCAGCCTGCTGCTAGTGCTTGCTCTGCATCTGCTAATTCACCGCACTTCATGGGGCCTGCATTTGCGGGCAGTCGGAGACAGTCCGGCTACCGCAGATGTGATGGGGATCCGTGTACAGCTTATCCGCTACAGCTATGTGATCACCGGTGCTGCTCTCATCGGCCTGGCCGGAGCGGATATGGTATTGGCCTACGCGCCAACCTGGAATGAAGGGCTGACAGCCGGCCGGGGCTGGATTGCGGTAGGGCTGGTGATTTTCGCCAGATGGAATCCGCTGCGTGCCTTGTTCTGCGCCTACTTTTTTGGGGCATTGGATTCACTTGGCTTCCGTATTCAATTGCTGGGCAGTGCAGTTCCGCCCTATTTTCTCAAAATGATTCCGTACCTTGTGACCATTCTGGTCCTGATGTACCTGGGGTACCGCAATCGCAACAAACCATCCGGCACACCGGAGGCGCTCGGAGTTCCTTATATTCGGGAACAAAGGTTTTAA
- a CDS encoding BMP family ABC transporter substrate-binding protein, producing the protein MKKRGQFITSCLALMVLMTVALVGCGSNNNTSTNATEAPATTTAATEATATTEPAAKKPTVAFVYIGPPGDGGYTYQHDQGRLYMEKELGIKADFVENVPESADAERIITELAQSHDIVFTTSFGYMDFTLNVAGKFPNVKFLHASGYKTAENMGTYFGKNYQASYLSGIAAGKMTKNNQLGYVGAFPISEVIYNLNAFTLGAQSVNPDVKVNVVWTNTWYDPTTERQAAISLLDKGADVLLAYQDSPATLQAAAERGAFAGGNDSDMSKYAPDNYLTNPVWNWGPYYVKAVQAVMDGTWKSEQYSGDMADGMVELAPFGNKIPDDVKKLVEDAKAKIISGELEVFTGPISDNQGNVKVQEGQKLTLEEVLGMNWLVKGVEGTIPQ; encoded by the coding sequence ATGAAAAAAAGGGGTCAGTTCATAACATCTTGTCTTGCATTAATGGTTCTAATGACGGTGGCTTTGGTGGGGTGTGGCAGCAATAATAATACTTCTACAAATGCAACGGAGGCACCAGCGACAACTACAGCGGCAACAGAGGCAACTGCAACAACAGAACCGGCTGCAAAGAAACCGACGGTTGCTTTTGTTTATATCGGACCTCCAGGGGATGGCGGCTACACATACCAACATGATCAAGGACGGCTGTATATGGAGAAGGAGCTAGGGATTAAAGCTGACTTTGTAGAAAATGTCCCTGAAAGTGCTGACGCCGAACGAATCATCACCGAGCTTGCACAATCACACGACATCGTGTTTACAACGAGCTTCGGATATATGGATTTTACATTAAATGTAGCGGGCAAATTCCCCAACGTGAAGTTCCTGCATGCTTCGGGTTACAAAACCGCAGAGAACATGGGAACCTACTTCGGGAAAAACTATCAGGCCAGCTATCTGAGCGGCATAGCGGCAGGAAAAATGACCAAAAACAATCAGCTTGGTTATGTGGGCGCTTTTCCGATCAGCGAAGTGATTTATAACTTGAATGCTTTTACCCTTGGAGCACAAAGTGTCAATCCTGATGTAAAGGTGAATGTGGTATGGACGAATACATGGTATGACCCGACGACTGAACGTCAAGCGGCAATCAGCTTGCTGGATAAGGGTGCGGATGTGCTTTTGGCCTATCAGGATTCACCTGCAACACTGCAGGCTGCTGCTGAACGAGGGGCTTTTGCCGGGGGGAATGACTCGGATATGAGCAAATACGCTCCGGACAATTATTTGACGAACCCGGTATGGAATTGGGGGCCGTATTACGTAAAAGCTGTGCAGGCAGTTATGGATGGAACCTGGAAGAGCGAGCAATATTCCGGTGATATGGCTGACGGTATGGTGGAGCTGGCTCCTTTCGGGAACAAGATCCCAGATGATGTGAAAAAGCTTGTCGAAGACGCCAAAGCCAAAATTATCAGTGGTGAGCTGGAGGTTTTCACAGGTCCGATCTCAGATAATCAAGGGAATGTGAAGGTTCAGGAGGGTCAGAAGCTGACCTTGGAGGAAGTGCTGGGCATGAACTGGCTCGTAAAGGGTGTGGAAGGAACTATCCCGCAATAA
- a CDS encoding XdhC family protein, with amino-acid sequence MNTHEIAMHIQTHQAPAVLATLIEVEGHSYRKAGAVMLFFEEGTIGSLSPGCLENDLQLRTSEIWERGLPEIVEYNMLSPDDLSWGEVVGCGGKIKVVLEPVQGQLYKLLVQASDRLARGEKLILFREAVEKGFIYKLELDPDIVLPQSKKHPKLSHSAKESLAAGRFMAAPAELTAFHTSFVPKPRLVIFGGGRDVVPIAELADRVGFRVAVADWREGSLHNKFPRAEQVICSPMEVVQRLGVAREDYVLICSHQLGRDRQFLESVIPLAPLYIGIIGSKARISLLLEGLEAPASLHAPVGLPIGGEGPEEIAVSIIAEIIQIRRVGSRELPKGADSIEGSRNIFGSGAEQADGRVQGFTEIVAGGLTRERRA; translated from the coding sequence GTGAATACACATGAAATCGCAATGCATATTCAAACCCATCAGGCGCCTGCGGTGCTGGCAACGCTGATAGAGGTGGAGGGACACTCGTATCGTAAAGCCGGAGCGGTGATGTTGTTTTTTGAAGAAGGTACGATTGGGAGCCTGAGTCCAGGTTGTCTGGAAAACGATCTGCAGCTGCGAACTTCTGAGATCTGGGAACGAGGGCTGCCCGAAATTGTGGAATACAACATGCTGTCTCCGGATGATCTGTCCTGGGGTGAGGTTGTCGGCTGTGGAGGCAAAATCAAAGTAGTGCTAGAACCCGTGCAGGGTCAGCTCTACAAGCTTTTAGTGCAGGCGAGTGACAGATTGGCTAGGGGAGAGAAGCTAATTTTGTTCCGCGAAGCAGTGGAGAAAGGTTTTATCTATAAGCTGGAGCTGGATCCAGACATTGTACTGCCGCAGAGCAAGAAACATCCGAAATTATCCCACTCGGCAAAAGAAAGCCTGGCGGCAGGTCGCTTTATGGCCGCTCCAGCAGAATTGACAGCATTCCATACGTCTTTCGTGCCCAAACCGCGGCTTGTGATTTTTGGCGGGGGACGTGATGTGGTTCCTATTGCGGAACTTGCTGACAGAGTTGGCTTTCGGGTAGCGGTTGCGGATTGGCGTGAAGGAAGCTTACACAATAAGTTTCCTCGAGCTGAACAAGTAATTTGTTCCCCTATGGAGGTTGTTCAGCGATTGGGCGTAGCTCGGGAGGATTATGTATTGATTTGCAGTCATCAACTTGGGCGGGATAGACAGTTCCTGGAGAGTGTGATTCCGCTTGCTCCTCTATATATAGGGATTATCGGTTCGAAGGCGCGGATATCTCTTTTACTGGAAGGGCTTGAGGCTCCTGCATCTTTGCATGCACCTGTAGGGTTGCCGATTGGAGGAGAAGGTCCGGAGGAGATTGCGGTCAGTATTATAGCGGAAATAATTCAAATTAGAAGGGTGGGCTCACGAGAGCTGCCCAAAGGAGCGGATAGTATTGAAGGTAGCAGGAATATATTTGGCAGCGGGGCAGAGCAGGCGGATGGGCGTGTCCAAGGTTTCACTGAAATTGTCGCAGGAGGTCTCACTCGGGAGCGTCGCGCTTAG
- the pucD gene encoding xanthine dehydrogenase subunit D — protein MLLNKESSGSRWRTRPDGEGKVSGKLQYLTDMRAEGMLIGRVLRSEQAHARILSIRIEKAIEVPGIHAVITHEDVPGLNGFGIALPHQPVFCSDRVRYTGDAIAAVAAETDEIAEYALSLIEVDYELLPLLENPEEAMKKDAILLHAEGNVLHHTEYRKGEPETVFTDCCHVVEETYYTPRQMHTYMETEGGLFIPEDNGRLTVYSATQHGLMDRLQLSRILAIPQEDIRVISSPIGGSFGGKDELNVQPYGALLALRTLRPVRLHNSRAESVRAGLKRHPMKITMKTGCDPEGIIRAHQVRIISDTGAYATLGAEVLNFATEHVMGPYIIDHVDVKGFAVYTNNGVSGEFRGFGGNQAIFALEGQIDRLAERLQIDPWEMRRRNLRKYGDLGPLGQEIAQTDGAFQVWEALAGSPLMTEAASTDSDSGVVEPWIVTGTGAAIAMHGAGLGYGIPDPAGGRLSLTLEGKIEAVFGYEEFGQGLIATMEQMLIEQFGLAAEDLSIVIGDTDVVPDSGSSTASRSTSMMWMALKRLRPDFTARVLQAAAMIKPELDNYEMKLGPGGIWLKDGGLLLTYKDLAQRISEPIVCNTKFTYPTTPFKRVGAHFLYTYSAIAVRVEVNLLTGRVRVLDQYHAVAAGPVANPQGYLGQIEGGSSMAVGFTLSEDAVMSGGSYVTKNLDTYLVPTIADMNGSIQVQPIEDLPDHDTYGPRGIGEVGSVNLAPAVVSAIFQAVGKHVTKLPIDPEWLQSTPFIPQKVVNIHAES, from the coding sequence ATGCTGCTGAATAAGGAATCCAGCGGTAGCCGCTGGCGTACACGACCTGATGGAGAGGGCAAGGTATCCGGTAAGCTGCAGTATTTGACCGACATGAGGGCAGAAGGAATGTTGATCGGCCGCGTGCTCCGCAGTGAGCAGGCACATGCTCGTATTTTGTCCATACGCATTGAGAAGGCCATTGAAGTCCCTGGTATACACGCTGTAATCACTCATGAGGATGTGCCCGGACTTAACGGCTTTGGCATAGCTTTGCCGCATCAACCGGTATTTTGCAGTGATCGTGTGCGTTACACTGGCGATGCGATTGCGGCAGTCGCGGCTGAGACGGACGAAATTGCGGAATACGCCTTATCTCTTATCGAAGTGGATTATGAGCTTCTACCCTTGCTGGAGAATCCGGAAGAGGCGATGAAAAAGGACGCAATTTTGCTGCATGCCGAGGGAAACGTGCTTCATCATACGGAATATCGGAAAGGGGAGCCGGAAACGGTATTTACGGATTGCTGTCATGTGGTAGAGGAGACTTACTATACACCACGCCAAATGCACACCTATATGGAGACTGAAGGTGGACTGTTTATCCCAGAGGATAACGGACGGCTTACCGTATATTCAGCTACACAACATGGGTTGATGGATCGCCTGCAGCTATCCAGAATTCTGGCTATTCCTCAAGAAGATATTCGCGTCATCTCGAGTCCTATCGGCGGGTCCTTTGGAGGAAAAGACGAGCTGAATGTACAGCCGTATGGAGCGCTGCTCGCCTTGCGGACACTCCGTCCGGTAAGACTGCATAATTCGAGAGCTGAATCGGTACGTGCAGGACTAAAACGCCATCCCATGAAAATCACCATGAAGACTGGCTGCGACCCCGAAGGAATCATCAGGGCACATCAGGTCAGAATTATTTCGGATACGGGAGCTTACGCAACACTGGGGGCGGAGGTGCTCAACTTTGCGACAGAACATGTGATGGGCCCCTATATCATCGATCATGTGGATGTGAAGGGTTTTGCTGTATATACCAATAACGGTGTATCTGGTGAATTTCGCGGGTTTGGCGGCAATCAGGCGATTTTCGCTTTGGAGGGACAAATCGATCGGTTGGCTGAGCGATTGCAGATCGATCCGTGGGAAATGCGCCGCCGCAATTTGCGTAAATATGGAGATCTGGGGCCACTGGGTCAGGAAATTGCTCAGACCGATGGTGCCTTTCAGGTGTGGGAAGCGCTGGCGGGTTCGCCTCTTATGACTGAGGCCGCATCTACAGACAGTGATTCAGGTGTTGTGGAACCTTGGATCGTAACTGGAACGGGTGCTGCTATAGCTATGCATGGTGCAGGACTTGGTTATGGTATTCCCGATCCGGCGGGTGGCAGGCTCTCTTTGACGCTAGAGGGCAAGATTGAGGCGGTGTTTGGTTACGAGGAGTTTGGTCAGGGGTTAATCGCAACAATGGAACAAATGCTGATTGAACAGTTTGGCTTGGCGGCAGAGGATCTAAGCATCGTCATTGGCGATACGGATGTTGTGCCTGATAGCGGATCTAGTACGGCTTCCCGATCAACCAGCATGATGTGGATGGCCTTGAAACGGCTGCGTCCAGACTTCACCGCTCGAGTGCTGCAGGCAGCTGCGATGATAAAGCCAGAGCTGGATAACTATGAAATGAAGCTCGGCCCTGGCGGCATTTGGCTAAAAGACGGCGGTCTGCTTCTGACTTACAAGGACTTGGCACAGCGTATTTCAGAACCCATTGTCTGTAATACAAAGTTTACTTATCCAACCACACCCTTTAAAAGAGTGGGGGCACATTTCCTATACACCTATTCTGCAATCGCAGTCCGCGTGGAAGTTAATCTACTTACTGGACGTGTCCGTGTACTGGACCAATATCATGCGGTAGCGGCGGGACCGGTGGCTAATCCGCAAGGTTATCTCGGGCAGATCGAAGGTGGCAGCAGTATGGCGGTAGGCTTCACCTTGTCAGAGGATGCTGTGATGTCAGGCGGCAGCTATGTCACCAAAAATTTAGACACCTATTTGGTGCCGACCATTGCCGACATGAATGGCAGCATTCAGGTGCAGCCGATAGAGGATTTGCCGGATCATGACACGTACGGTCCTCGCGGCATTGGAGAGGTGGGTTCCGTCAATTTAGCTCCGGCAGTCGTGTCAGCCATATTTCAGGCTGTAGGGAAGCATGTAACCAAGCTGCCCATTGATCCCGAATGGCTGCAGTCTACACCGTTTATTCCACAAAAGGTGGTGAACATCCATGCCGAGTCATAA
- a CDS encoding FAD binding domain-containing protein, translated as MGAIREEEGRLPEVIQPRSLHEAWERKTAFGDSARYVAGGTLLRTGWENGTTHMPKQLIDLRQITNLGDITLTEFHLSLGALVPLSQCRSNEHLQAVAPALQEAARCIAAPSVRNLATLGGNIASGFGDILPALLVYDAELISFDGKFMTALPLIEWLNNHWSGIKSAADLVAEIRISPTRLESPLTDRLEIFRKVGRREAFTPSLVTVAISASIDEEHRFREVRIAAGGGSGRPQRLSRAEVMLEGVRYTDELLASLYEGVENSFETYSDPFATELYKKKTAGNLVVSELWKAMNIRSLEVNNPTKGERENAAE; from the coding sequence ATGGGAGCTATACGGGAAGAGGAAGGAAGGCTACCTGAAGTAATTCAACCCCGCAGCCTGCACGAAGCTTGGGAGAGAAAGACGGCGTTTGGAGACAGTGCCCGATATGTTGCAGGGGGAACACTGCTGAGAACAGGGTGGGAAAATGGAACGACTCATATGCCCAAACAGCTGATTGATCTTCGGCAAATTACAAATCTCGGCGACATTACCTTAACGGAATTTCACTTATCTCTGGGCGCTCTTGTTCCACTCTCCCAGTGCCGCAGTAATGAGCATTTGCAGGCCGTAGCTCCTGCGCTGCAAGAGGCTGCACGTTGCATAGCGGCTCCGTCGGTGCGTAATCTTGCCACGCTCGGGGGCAATATCGCTTCTGGCTTCGGAGATATTCTACCTGCGTTACTGGTCTATGACGCGGAGTTAATCTCCTTTGACGGCAAATTTATGACGGCACTACCTTTGATAGAGTGGCTAAACAATCACTGGAGCGGGATAAAATCTGCGGCGGATCTTGTGGCTGAGATTCGCATCTCACCTACTCGCTTAGAGAGTCCGTTAACGGATAGGCTAGAAATTTTTCGTAAGGTTGGCCGCAGGGAAGCGTTCACCCCTTCACTTGTAACGGTAGCAATCTCAGCATCAATCGATGAGGAACACCGTTTCCGTGAGGTGCGTATCGCCGCAGGTGGGGGCTCTGGTCGGCCACAGCGACTAAGTAGGGCTGAAGTTATGCTTGAAGGTGTGAGGTATACAGATGAGCTGTTGGCTTCTTTATATGAAGGGGTTGAGAACAGCTTTGAGACGTATAGTGATCCCTTTGCAACAGAACTTTACAAGAAAAAGACTGCTGGGAATTTGGTTGTATCTGAGCTGTGGAAGGCTATGAATATACGGAGTTTAGAGGTGAATAACCCGACGAAAGGAGAGAGGGAAAATGCTGCTGAATAA
- a CDS encoding ABC transporter permease, whose protein sequence is MSLENGRNTAAAVLEPLPSHSGKRFSLRFEYDASRIRSPWWTPIVSIILALLLCALFIAANGMNPVLVYEKMFRGAFGTAYGLTETMVKAIPLLLCGLGIAVAYRISVWNIGAEGQLTVGAMAATAVTIYFPDLPSFWSLSLMLLFGIAAGALWGLLTAIPRTHFGVNELITSLMLNYVALLALDYVVFGPWKDPKGFNFPGSPMFTAAQSLPVLGSTRLHIGLLFGLIAVVIYYLMIRFTKWGYELRLIGANPVAARYAGIPIKRHIIIVMLISGGLAGIAGMAEVSGVTHKLMQGISPGYGYTAIIVAWLAKLNPLGLIVTSILFGGLIVGGYSVQTIGLPSSISEMLQGSILFFLIAGDMIYRFRIRRSRVQLKGGR, encoded by the coding sequence ATGAGTCTGGAGAATGGAAGAAATACCGCAGCAGCTGTACTGGAACCCCTCCCCTCCCACTCCGGAAAACGATTCTCTCTACGTTTCGAATACGATGCCAGCCGCATCCGTTCTCCTTGGTGGACACCTATTGTATCTATAATTTTAGCGCTATTGTTGTGTGCCCTATTTATTGCGGCGAATGGTATGAATCCGGTGCTGGTCTATGAAAAAATGTTCCGTGGCGCATTTGGCACTGCGTATGGGCTCACGGAAACGATGGTTAAAGCGATCCCGCTACTCCTATGTGGGCTTGGGATTGCTGTGGCTTACCGCATTTCGGTATGGAATATTGGAGCAGAAGGCCAGTTAACTGTTGGGGCTATGGCGGCCACAGCGGTCACGATTTATTTTCCTGACTTACCTTCATTCTGGTCCCTGAGCTTAATGCTGCTGTTCGGGATTGCCGCGGGTGCGCTTTGGGGATTGCTGACTGCTATTCCGCGGACACATTTTGGAGTGAATGAGCTAATCACTTCATTAATGCTGAATTATGTTGCCCTATTGGCGCTCGATTACGTGGTATTCGGACCTTGGAAAGATCCTAAAGGATTTAATTTCCCGGGATCACCTATGTTTACTGCGGCTCAGTCGCTGCCTGTTCTCGGAAGTACAAGATTGCATATTGGATTGTTATTTGGACTTATCGCCGTTGTGATTTATTACTTAATGATTCGTTTTACCAAGTGGGGTTACGAGCTCCGGCTGATTGGGGCCAATCCTGTTGCAGCCAGATACGCGGGGATTCCTATCAAGCGCCATATTATTATCGTCATGCTGATCAGTGGGGGGCTCGCCGGGATCGCTGGCATGGCGGAGGTCTCCGGTGTTACACACAAGTTGATGCAGGGCATTTCACCGGGGTATGGATACACCGCCATTATTGTGGCTTGGCTGGCCAAATTGAATCCACTCGGTCTAATCGTTACTTCTATTTTATTCGGTGGCTTAATTGTTGGCGGATATAGTGTTCAAACCATCGGGCTGCCCTCATCGATATCAGAAATGCTGCAGGGCTCCATCCTGTTTTTCTTGATTGCTGGCGATATGATCTATCGTTTCCGCATTCGCCGTAGCCGGGTTCAGCTGAAAGGGGGGAGATAG
- a CDS encoding ABC transporter ATP-binding protein, with protein sequence MRGTSVEMRGIVKKFGSVTASDQVDFSANAGEIHALLGENGAGKSTVMNMLSGVYRADEGEIFIHGKGTQIRSPKDAAQLGVGMVFQNFRLVQSLTAAENIVLGEKSSFWRGRKWMKKKHKEIEALAERFGLNFPVDRPIWQLSVGEQQRVEIVKTLYRGADIIILDEPTSVLTPGEVEQLFETLWVMKQAGKTVIMTTHKMKEVMASSDRISVMRKGKMIATLTTADTDELELARLMVGKEVTITRQEREATEGDSLLEVKDVDVYADHGRKALDHFSLNVCKGEIVGVAGVAGNGQKELAEVLTGLRGWKSGEITFDGKTVKSASVRGAIDSGISHVPENRMKSGLAGRLGSVDNLLFKSYRSEEHSKFGFLKSAKNRLWSQELVQRFNVKTPELETPVQQLSGGNQQKLLFAREISHRPKLMVAVHPTQGLDVGATAGVHHLLMELRGSGSGVLLISEDLDELLQLSDRILVIYNGSIIGESTHEEANRESIGLLMAGIHNREESAV encoded by the coding sequence ATGCGGGGAACTTCAGTTGAAATGCGGGGGATTGTGAAAAAATTCGGCTCGGTAACCGCCAGTGATCAAGTCGACTTTTCGGCAAATGCGGGTGAGATTCATGCGTTGCTTGGGGAGAATGGGGCCGGAAAGAGCACGGTGATGAACATGCTGTCAGGGGTGTATAGAGCAGACGAAGGAGAAATTTTCATTCATGGGAAAGGTACTCAGATCCGTTCTCCTAAAGATGCTGCGCAGCTGGGTGTAGGTATGGTGTTTCAGAACTTTAGGCTGGTGCAAAGCCTCACAGCAGCAGAAAATATCGTGCTTGGCGAAAAGTCGTCTTTCTGGCGCGGCCGTAAGTGGATGAAGAAGAAACACAAGGAGATCGAGGCATTAGCGGAACGGTTTGGACTGAATTTCCCGGTGGATCGCCCGATCTGGCAGTTGTCCGTGGGTGAGCAGCAGCGTGTTGAAATCGTTAAGACGCTGTATCGCGGGGCTGACATTATTATTCTGGATGAACCAACCTCTGTACTGACCCCGGGAGAGGTGGAACAGCTATTTGAAACGCTGTGGGTCATGAAGCAGGCAGGAAAAACGGTCATTATGACTACTCATAAAATGAAAGAGGTTATGGCGTCCTCCGATCGGATTTCCGTCATGCGCAAAGGAAAAATGATCGCCACGCTGACCACAGCAGATACAGATGAACTGGAGCTGGCTCGTCTGATGGTGGGCAAGGAAGTAACCATCACCCGTCAAGAACGGGAAGCCACTGAAGGGGATTCTTTATTAGAAGTGAAAGATGTGGACGTATATGCCGATCACGGGCGAAAAGCACTGGATCACTTCTCTCTGAACGTATGTAAAGGAGAGATTGTAGGCGTAGCTGGGGTAGCTGGCAATGGGCAAAAGGAACTGGCTGAAGTGTTAACTGGTCTTAGAGGCTGGAAAAGTGGTGAAATCACGTTTGATGGAAAGACGGTGAAATCGGCTTCGGTTAGAGGGGCAATTGATTCAGGAATCTCCCACGTGCCGGAGAACCGGATGAAGAGCGGTTTAGCTGGACGCCTCGGATCGGTGGATAATCTTTTGTTTAAGTCTTACCGCTCAGAGGAGCACTCCAAATTTGGTTTCTTGAAGTCCGCGAAGAACCGTTTGTGGTCACAGGAGCTGGTCCAGCGCTTTAACGTCAAGACACCTGAGCTGGAGACGCCAGTACAACAGTTGTCAGGTGGTAATCAGCAGAAGCTGCTCTTTGCACGTGAGATCAGTCATCGGCCTAAGCTGATGGTCGCCGTTCATCCGACACAAGGGCTGGATGTAGGTGCCACGGCAGGTGTTCACCACCTTCTTATGGAGCTGCGTGGTTCAGGTAGTGGCGTGTTGTTAATTTCGGAGGATTTAGATGAATTGCTTCAGTTGTCCGACCGGATTCTAGTGATCTATAACGGCTCAATTATTGGTGAGAGTACACATGAGGAAGCGAATCGAGAGAGCATCGGACTACTAATGGCTGGTATTCATAATAGAGAGGAGAGCGCCGTATGA